The following proteins are encoded in a genomic region of Ostrea edulis chromosome 7, xbOstEdul1.1, whole genome shotgun sequence:
- the LOC130048772 gene encoding medium-chain acyl-CoA ligase ACSF2, mitochondrial-like, with product MSEFSYLCVPRTIPCQYKTITQVFNEITTLFPDKEILIYRGIDGTRESLTCHQLQTQATKLAGYLIKKGMKKGDKIALSGPNTLKWVIAELAIIIAGCIVVHVSFGKTDARDVHEMVSIAECKAILIDPGRRNEYVDMILRLIAYNKECSNFSTLAFLRKSEHLTSYDYLQGILQLNETNVEFPTLYPEDELVIFPTSGSTGKPKLIPKTHFQAINDIMIFSGKTYNDRPFGWSGGTPIFSVYQGEPRVFCDSSIATKGGNTMKIWEVIKEEQCTSALLLPYFLSDLVDHEKNYKDSFKLDVVLTTGQLVENRHTKIVGVFTRNLRVVYGLTEIFWVSKLPPITIAAEMKIGDVGRPFPGIEVKIIGKEGNILRKGDSGELCIRSLYGFEKYYENPESTGDVLLPGMWFRSGDIAHINDQNNIMIKGRIKHCIFRGTRKIMPISIEKLIRRMIGIKNLIVVGVPDNRLYEEICVCYVTDPWIENSPSDVKQFCMENVIGSDSIDGLGEMPKYFLRFHSLPMLENGKVNRWQLRIDAIEQLELVDQSGQV from the coding sequence ATGTCAGAATTCAGTTATCTCTGTGTTCCTCGGACGATTCCATGTCAATACAAGACAATTACTCAAGTCTTCAATGAAATAACAACACTGTTTCCAGATAAAGAAATTCTCATTTATCGAGGTATTGACGGGACCCGAGAAAGCTTGACTTGTCATCAACTTCAGACACAGGCAACAAAGTTAGCAGGTTATCTGATCAAGAAAGGAATGAAGAAGGGAGATAAAATTGCTCTCTCTGGACCCAACACCTTAAAATGGGTAATCGCAGAATTAGCAATAATCATCGCGGGATGTATTGTTGTCCACGTGTCCTTCGGCAAGACCGACGCCAGAGACGTTCATGAAATGGTTTCAATTGCTGAGTGTAAGGCCATTTTGATAGATCCAGGAAGAAGAAATGAATATGTGGATATGATTTTACGACTTATTGCATATAACAAAGAATGTTCGAATTTTTCCACATTGGCGTTTCTCAGAAAGAGCGAGCATCTAACTTCATATGATTACCTCCAGGGAATATTACAGTTAAACGAAACCAATGTGGAATTTCCTACGCTCTACCCTGAAGATGAACTTGTGATTTTCCCGACCTCGGGCAGTACAGGGAAGCCTAAACTGATCCCTAAAACACATTTTCAAGCAATCAACGATATTATGATATTCTCCGGGAAAACGTACAATGATCGACCATTTGGTTGGTCAGGTGGTACTCCCATTTTTTCAGTGTACCAAGGGGAGCCTAGAGTATTCTGCGATTCCTCAATCGCCACCAAAGGAGGTAACACAATGAAGATATGGGAAGTAATCAAGGAAGAACAGTGCACATCGGCACTATTGTTACCTTACTTTCTTTCAGATCTGGTGGATCACGAAAAAAATTACAAAGATTCTTTCAAACTTGACGTGGTCCTCACAACTGGACAGCTGGTTGAAAATCGTCACACAAAGATTGTCGGCGTATTTACTAGGAATCTTAGAGTTGTATACGGATTAACTGAGATATTTTGGGTATCTAAGCTTCCGCCTATTACTATTGCTGCTGAAATGAAAATTGGTGACGTAGGAAGACCATTTCCAGGTATAGAAGTGAAGATCATTGGTAAAGAaggaaatattttgagaaaaggTGATAGTGGAGAATTATGTATTCGAAGTCTCTACGGATTTGAGAAATACTACGAGAACCCAGAGTCAACTGGCGATGTTCTTTTGCCGGGAATGTGGTTTCGATCTGGCGACATTGCACATATAAATGACCAAAATAATATTATGATAAAAGGGCGGATCAAGCATTGCATTTTCCGAGGAACACGGAAAATAATGCCCATTAGCATTGAAAAGCTCATCAGAAGAATGATTGGTATAAAAAATTTGATTGTCGTTGGTGTACCTGACAATCGTCTATACGAAGAAATTTGCGTTTGTTACGTCACAGATCCATGGATTGAAAACTCACCATCCGATGTAAAACAGTTCTGCATGGAAAACGTCATTGGGTCCGATAGTATTGATGGTCTTGGAGAAATGCCAAAATATTTCCTTCGATTCCATAGTCTGCCGATGCTTGAGAATGGAAAGGTTAACAGATGGCAATTGAGAATCGATGCCATTGAACAGCTGGAATTAGTTGATCAGTCGGGTCAAGTATAG